One window of the Cherax quadricarinatus isolate ZL_2023a chromosome 50, ASM3850222v1, whole genome shotgun sequence genome contains the following:
- the LOC128695507 gene encoding glutamate receptor ionotropic, kainate glr-3-like, producing the protein MYDYTYIFDYSPYSFALAKPTLRAQWQSLYYPLSVEVWAAIFVAVILVTVALYLVGVIVFLSLCPILTSNISQITQADMSGQLSKRLGAEFVVIDVVATLLGQGYSRRHPANISNRLLLAVWLIFVFIMGTAYRGTLTASLTLTKTPSRPETVEDLVTTVHRATIESYGTSIKKTLMQSGSSVLVALGTMMVTGVDIVDSLKHSLSEKQAHIGSRNYLEQVIAENFTQADGSTLMYIGRERIAPTMAAWPVPHDAPYKPMFDRSIQALFEAGFPEKWKQDTLRQEASLVKRRKREENDKEITNTSTNSRNNKALTTTHMQGLYGLSIIGLITALVTFVMEIIIGKCYPRA; encoded by the exons ATGTACGACTATACTTATATATttgactactctccttattcctTTGCTTTGGCGAAGCCTACGTTGAGGGCGCAGTGGCAGAGCCTCTACTACCCGCTCTCAGTGGAGGTCTGGGCAGCCATCTTCGTTGCAGTTATCCTAGTGACTGTTGCTCTCTATTTGGTAGGAGTAATTGTGTTTTTAAGTTTAT GCCCTATTTTAACCTCAAATATATCACAGATCACCCAAGCAGATATGTCAGGGCAGCTCTCAAAAAGACTGGGTGCAGAGTTTGTCGTGATAGATGTTGTAGCAACCTTGCTGGGGCAGGGTTATTCTCGCAGACACCCTGCCAACATTTCCAACCGTCTGTTACTAGCAGTGTGGTTGATATTTGTCTTTATCATGGGTACTGCCTACCGGGGTaccctcactgcctcactcaccctcaccaagACACCTTCACGTCCTGAGACTGTAGAGGACCTTGTCACAACTGTACACAG GGCAACGATAGAGTCATACGGGACATCTATAAAGAAAACCTTAATGCAGTCTGGGAGCAGCGTGTTGGTTGCCCTGGGCACGATGATGGTTACTGGTGTTGATATTGTGGACTCACTCAAACACTCTCTAAGTGAGAA ACAAGCACATATAGGCAGCAGGAACTACCTGGAGCAGGTGATCGCTGAGAACTTTACACAGGCAGATGGATCAACATTAATGTACATTGGGCGAGAAAGGATAGCGCCAACCATGGCTGCCTGGCCGGTGCCTCACGATGCTCCCTATAAACCCATGTTTGACCGCTCCATACAAGCATTATTTGAG gcTGGATTTCCTGAGAAATGGAAGCAAGATACACTGAGACAAGAGGCAAGTCTTGTAAAGCGTCGGAAAAGGGAAGAGAATGATAAAGAAAtaaccaacactagcaccaacagcagaaacaacaaagctctcaccactacacacatGCAAGGACTCTATGGACTCTCAATAATTGGACTCATCACTGCCCTCGTTACCTTCGTGATGGAGATAATAATTGGAAAGTGTTACCCACGCGCCTGA